The proteins below come from a single Roseiflexus sp. RS-1 genomic window:
- a CDS encoding STAS domain-containing protein: MRQFLIASTDPIERRQAPALQMILIAISVAALVALIVFLAVLGVNPTSGVPAGGAVLVMLASLAGVAALRRGYFRLAVLVPSAGLIVAVFFVTVIYGYPAATPFLPVMFIPVILTGLLIETRPLLLIAAASALITAAIFLVNPVIAPFTTMVQPPGDLTIVAVALFLLVLFVVTTIIALFGPVLRQSLIAALARERELEQLRDSLEATVSERTAGLQEALRTVEQREAQLQQALADLQASQVTIRELSAPVLPVLPGVLIAPLVGAIDESRATVFVANVLRAVERERAQQVIFDVTGVPLIDTQVARMILQAADAVRLLGAQVILVGIRPEVAQTVVGLGVALDMKTYADLQQAIHALSAAFPASVNRLSRPQ, from the coding sequence ATGCGCCAGTTTCTCATTGCATCAACCGATCCTATCGAACGCCGGCAGGCGCCAGCGCTCCAGATGATCCTGATCGCAATCAGCGTCGCAGCGCTGGTTGCGTTGATCGTCTTTCTCGCCGTGCTCGGCGTTAACCCAACCAGCGGAGTTCCTGCCGGTGGCGCCGTGCTGGTCATGCTGGCCAGTCTGGCAGGGGTGGCGGCGCTGCGTCGCGGCTACTTTCGCCTGGCAGTCCTGGTTCCATCCGCCGGTTTAATCGTGGCGGTGTTTTTCGTGACGGTCATCTACGGTTACCCGGCGGCGACGCCTTTCTTGCCGGTGATGTTCATACCGGTCATTCTGACCGGTTTGCTGATCGAAACGCGCCCGTTGCTTCTGATCGCGGCGGCGAGCGCCCTGATCACGGCGGCGATCTTCCTGGTCAATCCGGTGATCGCCCCGTTCACAACAATGGTTCAACCGCCGGGCGATCTGACCATCGTTGCAGTTGCTCTGTTTCTGCTCGTCCTCTTTGTGGTAACGACCATCATTGCACTGTTCGGTCCGGTATTGCGTCAATCGCTCATAGCAGCGCTGGCGCGTGAGCGAGAACTCGAACAGTTGCGCGATTCGCTCGAAGCAACGGTCAGCGAACGCACTGCCGGGCTTCAGGAAGCGCTGCGCACGGTTGAGCAGCGCGAGGCGCAGTTACAGCAGGCGCTCGCCGATCTCCAGGCAAGTCAGGTGACGATTCGTGAGTTAAGCGCGCCGGTTTTGCCGGTGCTGCCAGGGGTGCTGATTGCCCCCCTGGTGGGCGCGATCGATGAATCGCGCGCAACCGTATTTGTCGCCAATGTGTTGCGCGCGGTCGAGCGCGAGCGGGCGCAGCAGGTGATCTTCGATGTGACCGGCGTCCCGCTGATCGACACGCAGGTCGCCCGCATGATCCTCCAGGCGGCGGATGCGGTGCGTTTGCTCGGCGCACAGGTCATCCTGGTCGGGATCCGTCCCGAAGTCGCGCAGACGGTTGTGGGGCTGGGGGTCGCACTCGACATGAAAACCTACGCCGATCTGCAACAGGCGATCCATGCGTTGTCTGCCGCCTTCCCCGCCAGCGTGAACCGGTTGTCGCGCCCGCAGTAA
- a CDS encoding YgaP family membrane protein has translation MFTKNEGSLDRGIRAVVGVLALIAGFTMLSGVWQIVAGVVGLVLLATAAIGICPLYSVLGINTCPVKPAERR, from the coding sequence ATGTTCACGAAGAATGAAGGTTCTCTGGATCGCGGTATTCGCGCCGTGGTAGGCGTGCTGGCGCTTATTGCCGGATTCACGATGCTGAGCGGCGTGTGGCAGATCGTTGCCGGTGTGGTGGGGCTTGTGCTGCTCGCTACAGCGGCAATCGGCATCTGCCCGCTCTACTCGGTGTTGGGCATCAACACCTGCCCGGTGAAGCCTGCCGAACGGCGTTGA
- a CDS encoding UvrD-helicase domain-containing protein gives MAVMFPNTPPSALPPETAKVFRMLKRLLPDSDYAVWLRLASGSTPGPDFLVCHRSARYLLIKVSPATPQDARTALQGQLFGGGAAFGSVAQEALRQFWSMLSASAQALAPEQVPGVILFPNISNNDLRQALPPDIPATGRDDLSPERLPAWIESHLGAPLTVGQTMALRSIFSPEVVVPASMTIRGSPFRNTSAGLTDCLLSPVQEWALKVDLELSDEAGSVSRDMGVRQVSGVAGSGKSLLVVYRARLLRQYFPQKRILVLTFNRPLIRDLEARYWRLTNNDTGVEWQTFHQWCWRHRPSDERWNIISERKRASVIADVWRQHLADTSISERMLQEEIDWFKDRLLNTREEYLDAKRSGRGFGLNESMRNRMFDAITTYRRLMTARGLLDWGDVPRRIWRALVEGRLLVEPYDFILIDEAQFFAPIWFAIIKRILKPAGHLFLVADPTQGFLRRGQSWKEMGLEVRGHSVRLDRSYRTAPAILDFASRMYQMRLPDDDEAIIAQAAPQAHNEPPQVVVLDSEQDEMTRVVNEIRALRERGVALEHILVIHPDWQGVDRMLERLRREFGSAAVADPKKIPPGKHLRVCTMNAATGLESPIVFVMGVHRLYQAEQNPILSDEERAALIRDNTRRLYMALTRAGQRLAITCVGEPPPFFAQLNAVRQASPGRC, from the coding sequence ATGGCTGTCATGTTTCCCAACACGCCGCCGAGCGCGCTCCCGCCTGAGACGGCGAAAGTCTTCCGGATGCTGAAGCGTCTGCTGCCAGATAGCGATTATGCCGTCTGGTTGCGGCTTGCCAGCGGAAGTACGCCCGGTCCCGATTTTCTGGTGTGCCACCGCTCTGCACGATACCTGCTGATTAAGGTATCACCAGCGACGCCGCAGGATGCTCGAACTGCCTTGCAGGGTCAGTTGTTCGGCGGTGGCGCGGCATTCGGGAGCGTCGCGCAGGAAGCCCTCCGTCAGTTCTGGTCGATGCTCAGCGCTTCCGCACAGGCGCTGGCGCCTGAACAGGTTCCGGGTGTCATCCTGTTCCCGAACATTTCCAACAACGATCTGCGTCAGGCGCTGCCGCCGGACATTCCGGCGACCGGGCGTGACGATCTGAGTCCGGAACGATTGCCCGCCTGGATCGAGTCGCACCTCGGCGCGCCGTTGACGGTCGGACAGACGATGGCGTTACGATCGATCTTTTCGCCCGAAGTTGTCGTTCCTGCATCCATGACTATTCGCGGGTCGCCGTTTCGGAACACATCAGCCGGACTAACCGACTGCCTCCTCAGCCCGGTGCAGGAATGGGCGCTCAAAGTTGATCTGGAACTTTCGGACGAAGCCGGGAGCGTGAGCCGTGATATGGGAGTGCGGCAGGTCAGCGGTGTGGCTGGCAGCGGCAAATCGCTGCTGGTCGTGTATCGTGCCCGTTTGTTGCGGCAGTATTTTCCACAGAAGCGCATTCTCGTGTTGACGTTCAATCGTCCACTGATCCGCGACCTCGAAGCGCGCTACTGGCGTCTCACCAACAACGACACAGGCGTCGAGTGGCAGACCTTTCACCAGTGGTGCTGGCGCCACAGGCCGTCGGATGAACGCTGGAACATCATCAGTGAACGTAAACGCGCCTCGGTGATTGCCGATGTGTGGCGTCAGCACCTGGCGGACACGTCGATATCCGAGCGGATGTTGCAGGAAGAGATCGACTGGTTCAAGGATCGGCTGTTGAACACCCGCGAGGAATACCTTGACGCCAAACGGTCTGGACGCGGTTTTGGCTTGAACGAATCGATGCGCAACCGTATGTTCGATGCGATAACCACGTATCGACGTTTAATGACTGCGCGAGGACTGCTCGATTGGGGTGATGTCCCGCGCCGTATCTGGCGCGCCCTTGTGGAAGGACGACTCCTGGTTGAGCCGTATGATTTTATTCTGATCGACGAAGCGCAGTTCTTTGCACCAATCTGGTTCGCAATCATCAAACGGATCCTCAAGCCTGCCGGTCATCTGTTCCTTGTCGCCGACCCGACCCAGGGATTTTTGCGGCGCGGGCAATCATGGAAAGAGATGGGATTGGAGGTGCGCGGGCATTCCGTGCGTCTCGACCGATCGTACCGCACCGCTCCCGCGATTCTCGATTTTGCTTCCCGCATGTATCAGATGCGTTTGCCCGATGATGATGAAGCGATCATCGCACAAGCCGCGCCTCAAGCGCACAATGAACCGCCGCAGGTCGTCGTGCTCGACAGCGAGCAGGACGAAATGACGCGTGTCGTCAATGAGATTCGTGCACTCCGCGAACGTGGCGTCGCGCTGGAGCACATCCTGGTGATCCATCCCGACTGGCAGGGCGTTGATCGGATGCTGGAACGCCTGCGACGGGAGTTTGGCAGTGCAGCGGTAGCCGATCCGAAGAAGATACCGCCAGGGAAGCATCTCCGGGTGTGCACCATGAATGCCGCAACCGGTCTCGAAAGCCCGATCGTCTTTGTGATGGGCGTACACCGCCTGTATCAGGCGGAACAGAACCCGATTCTGTCCGATGAAGAACGCGCTGCCCTGATCCGCGACAACACCCGCCGGTTGTACATGGCGTTGACGCGCGCCGGGCAGCGCCTGGCGATCACATGCGTCGGCGAACCACCGCCGTTCTTCGCGCAACTCAACGCCGTTCGGCAGGCTTCACCGGGCAGGTGTTGA
- a CDS encoding DEAD/DEAH box helicase produces MTTAQGVQHPVTASERSVSSSADFLRRLRRLVLDEADSQRQQIVQTWSKPISERVAQGDAIEGVQVVSVTPEGIVELACNRNVSRFREGDILLLNRGNPFEEPRVPCTLEVDDETRLLVSTDDPGVNWGRILHQRTGWVLDYGYVDFSPYILDALDQTAGTAVGQQRILPLLMGQVNPTLDYARYERAYERAEQWGLNATQCEALANAYATNLTWLIQGPPGTGKTLVLARLVQLLVEDGERVFVTAFTHRAINNALEKLAELDRLGDAAPASFCKIGRQASASEGADVRNYETFEGSPLAELSGGYAIGATPFATRTQRLNGVEFDTVIFDEASQITMPLAIMGMLVAKRYIFIGDHKQLPPVLTARHREAWLRASVFGALVGRRFDTMLDETYRMNAELTEWPSQQYYDGQLRCASKEIAQRRVAYMRQPTRFETILDPEAPKVFVDLHHRNATTSSMAEASLICDLIAELLACGVKPDEIGVVTPYRAQARTIRNLLHSMPPDSEQRRKIIVDTVERMQGQERDVILLSLTTSNPAFAAGIADFFLQPERLNVAITRARVKLIIVGSSHLLSLVSEDPDIQVLVEQLKECIASCAYRTSPYVR; encoded by the coding sequence ATGACAACAGCACAAGGCGTGCAGCATCCTGTGACCGCATCAGAGCGTTCTGTATCATCATCCGCCGATTTCCTGCGCCGCCTGCGTCGTCTGGTGCTCGACGAAGCCGACAGTCAGCGCCAGCAGATCGTGCAAACCTGGTCGAAGCCGATCTCCGAGCGCGTAGCCCAGGGAGACGCCATTGAAGGGGTGCAGGTCGTTTCTGTGACGCCGGAAGGGATCGTCGAACTTGCCTGCAACCGCAACGTCTCTCGTTTCCGTGAAGGTGATATCCTGCTGCTGAACCGCGGCAATCCCTTCGAGGAGCCGCGCGTCCCCTGTACGCTCGAAGTCGATGACGAAACGCGCCTCCTGGTCTCGACCGACGATCCCGGCGTCAATTGGGGACGAATCCTGCACCAGCGCACCGGATGGGTGCTGGATTACGGCTATGTCGACTTCAGTCCGTACATCCTCGACGCACTTGATCAGACTGCCGGGACAGCAGTCGGTCAGCAGCGCATCCTGCCCCTTCTGATGGGTCAGGTGAACCCGACGCTCGACTATGCTCGCTATGAGCGTGCATATGAGCGCGCAGAGCAGTGGGGGTTGAACGCGACGCAGTGTGAGGCGCTGGCAAATGCTTATGCCACCAACCTGACCTGGCTGATCCAGGGACCTCCCGGAACAGGCAAGACGCTTGTGCTTGCGCGTCTTGTGCAACTGCTCGTCGAGGATGGCGAGCGTGTGTTCGTAACCGCGTTCACGCACCGGGCGATCAACAACGCGCTGGAAAAGCTGGCTGAACTGGATCGTCTCGGTGATGCAGCGCCGGCGTCGTTCTGCAAAATCGGGCGTCAGGCAAGCGCCAGCGAAGGTGCAGATGTTCGGAACTACGAGACGTTCGAAGGGTCGCCGCTTGCTGAGTTAAGCGGCGGGTACGCAATTGGCGCCACGCCATTCGCAACGCGCACACAGCGTCTCAACGGTGTTGAGTTCGATACGGTGATCTTCGATGAAGCCAGTCAGATTACCATGCCTCTCGCCATTATGGGAATGCTGGTCGCAAAACGGTATATTTTCATCGGCGATCACAAACAGTTGCCGCCGGTGCTGACCGCGCGACACAGGGAGGCATGGCTCCGCGCCTCGGTGTTTGGCGCGCTTGTCGGGCGACGGTTCGACACGATGCTCGACGAAACCTATCGCATGAACGCTGAACTGACCGAATGGCCCAGCCAGCAGTACTACGACGGTCAACTCCGGTGTGCGTCGAAAGAGATTGCTCAACGTAGGGTTGCGTATATGCGACAGCCAACGCGCTTCGAGACTATTCTTGACCCGGAAGCGCCAAAAGTGTTTGTCGATCTGCACCATCGCAATGCCACTACAAGCAGCATGGCGGAGGCGAGCCTGATCTGTGATCTGATCGCTGAACTGCTGGCATGCGGCGTCAAACCCGACGAAATTGGCGTCGTCACGCCGTACCGGGCGCAGGCGCGCACCATTCGCAATCTGCTTCACTCCATGCCTCCCGACAGCGAACAACGGCGGAAGATTATTGTTGATACCGTCGAACGGATGCAAGGGCAGGAGCGCGATGTCATCTTGCTGTCGCTGACAACCTCGAATCCGGCATTTGCCGCCGGGATCGCCGATTTCTTCCTGCAACCGGAACGGTTGAACGTCGCCATCACCCGCGCCCGGGTGAAACTCATTATCGTGGGAAGCAGCCATCTGCTGTCCCTGGTCTCAGAGGATCCGGATATCCAGGTGTTGGTGGAACAGTTGAAAGAATGTATCGCCTCATGCGCGTATCGTACCTCCCCGTATGTGCGGTAA
- a CDS encoding DUF4258 domain-containing protein: MIAKSNHARVRQAQRNLTDDEVAFIMRHGRRIRSGGALHIFLGRRDIPDDRAIFQKYHHLEGATLVINDKGYTPVLITVYRNRRALRDIRRKQKYNRTVSVEMLG; encoded by the coding sequence ATGATCGCCAAAAGCAATCACGCGCGCGTGCGACAGGCGCAACGCAACCTGACGGACGACGAGGTGGCTTTCATTATGCGACATGGTCGTCGCATTCGCAGCGGCGGCGCGCTGCACATTTTCCTGGGGCGGCGGGACATCCCGGACGACCGGGCGATATTTCAAAAATATCATCATCTGGAAGGCGCCACCCTCGTCATCAATGACAAGGGGTACACCCCGGTCCTCATCACCGTCTACCGCAACCGGCGCGCCCTGCGCGACATTCGCCGCAAACAGAAGTATAATCGGACGGTGTCGGTAGAGATGTTGGGTTAA
- a CDS encoding RNA polymerase sigma factor, producing MAQERSWYEVVQECQARVVRIRAVLTTGGTLTPELQSDLDAVILAMRNWLIGRVRQYGLTEDAFGDVLLAVIEQLHRDLRSPGFGSMERKFGAYITSTVNRILFERRKTDQTNPLSFLSLDAPTGDDGLPLHRMIEDKTLEQHADAYQEEQIRARLDAAIARLPVIERQVVTLRLDGVASVDIARQFGMSPANVTHIHHRAVKRLKQILTGEGAL from the coding sequence ATGGCACAGGAACGTTCCTGGTATGAGGTGGTTCAGGAGTGTCAGGCGCGCGTCGTCCGCATCCGCGCGGTGTTGACGACAGGCGGCACGCTGACGCCTGAACTTCAGTCCGACCTTGATGCCGTCATTCTTGCGATGCGCAACTGGCTCATTGGTCGCGTACGGCAGTATGGATTGACTGAGGATGCGTTCGGCGATGTTTTGCTCGCGGTTATCGAGCAACTTCACCGCGATCTGCGCAGTCCAGGCTTCGGCAGTATGGAGCGCAAGTTCGGCGCGTATATCACTTCGACGGTCAACCGCATTCTCTTCGAGCGAAGAAAAACAGATCAAACCAACCCCTTATCTTTTCTTAGTCTGGATGCACCGACGGGCGATGATGGTCTGCCGCTTCATCGCATGATTGAAGACAAAACGCTGGAACAGCACGCTGATGCATACCAGGAAGAACAGATCCGCGCCCGACTCGATGCGGCTATCGCCAGACTGCCCGTGATCGAACGTCAGGTTGTCACCCTGCGTCTTGATGGTGTTGCGAGCGTGGATATCGCCCGGCAGTTCGGCATGTCGCCTGCAAATGTCACGCACATTCATCATCGCGCGGTCAAAAGACTGAAACAGATTCTGACCGGCGAGGGGGCGTTATGA
- a CDS encoding helix-turn-helix domain-containing protein, whose product MKDRSYFIEAALRYEELLESGQIISLDAFVAQEPPEVREELRAFLEFNLTLGEPDEPVAPTATEEALADRALALAHAAWERELRGEPTRNLTDLRRERQLSVGRLARQLTLPVSLLARLERGKVRATTIPERLIERLADALHTPVATIRAALLAPPPVSASARLHADDGIIEPEEPTVSFAQAFVDSAPTEEERAAWSDVL is encoded by the coding sequence ATGAAAGACCGTTCGTATTTTATCGAGGCGGCGCTGCGCTATGAGGAACTGCTTGAGTCTGGCCAGATCATCAGTCTCGATGCGTTTGTGGCGCAGGAACCGCCGGAAGTGCGCGAGGAGTTGCGCGCGTTTCTCGAATTCAATCTGACGCTCGGTGAACCGGATGAGCCGGTGGCGCCGACGGCGACGGAGGAAGCGCTTGCCGATCGCGCGCTGGCGCTGGCGCACGCTGCCTGGGAGCGTGAACTCCGCGGCGAACCGACGCGAAATCTGACCGATCTCCGCCGGGAGCGACAGTTGAGCGTCGGGCGTCTGGCGCGACAACTGACTCTGCCGGTCAGTTTGCTGGCGCGTCTGGAGCGCGGCAAGGTGCGCGCAACCACCATTCCAGAGCGGTTGATCGAGCGTCTTGCCGATGCGTTGCACACACCGGTCGCTACAATCCGGGCAGCGCTGCTGGCGCCGCCGCCGGTCAGCGCTTCAGCCCGGTTGCACGCCGATGATGGCATCATCGAGCCGGAAGAGCCGACGGTCAGTTTTGCGCAGGCATTTGTTGACAGTGCGCCAACTGAGGAAGAGCGCGCCGCCTGGTCTGATGTGCTATGA
- a CDS encoding UvrD-helicase domain-containing protein, whose translation MSVRRQQIRAAACDVRRSYYERVGSDDLNHPLSLDTLVEEIWGLTVIRDVLAAGIQGKVEPEHDVIRVQRDLSPTRQRFVIAHEIGHVHLEGLDAGPFRDTDETLDECAAGADDETAVRSYNRRERREQEANLFALELLVPAEELWQAVQQADWSIESLAAQFAVSTDAIRAQLVNVCCLDPLTPPDGSTVTRHTSFTPDPEQQAAVDAPLPLLLAAGPGTGKTRSIVAKYVSLVHQGVDPASILALTFSNRAAEEMRERIIAALRQAAPRLAGRVEISTFHSWGLNILRIYGARLGLPADVRLLDTADLFLLLSKRLDDLRLAYFKDLREPTRHLVTIIQAISRIKDELWSPEEFARAAEQEAERLIGQAEQDHPGASRKATEARERAVRRATALRELAQIYPRYEAILREAGALDYGDLIVLPVRALHDPAIAADLRRRYHYLLVDEFQDINYASGELIRLLDGGRGRVWAVGDAWQSIYRFRGASAANLDEFLHHYPTAQVRYLTRNYRSLQPILDASAAVMVSDPRAATRPLLQAQRTGGGHAVIELVAPHSQDEHTAIAHDILRRARSGRGRGLPRCAVQPWMLHCRKMRRALRRPPLFIRRWRFHDHAVLCRTHEQASAIAAVLEAHGIPVDHPGNVFEASEVKDVLAICAQIGSTNSAGLLRALTMPDHRLDPNDLNLLVSLARQTQQALPRAARDPAVLAQLSETARQTLTRLQTIVETLEREADVWHALTTYLFEQSQAMRQRLNRAARGEYAAQRELATLGQLIAIARNFVRLATPEESGAPHFIAYIRALRAAGVQPRPLIGGQADAVRVMTVHAAKGLEFPIVYVPGLQEGRFPARGNQRGLSLPAGLIRGSIEPEDQEERYLLYVAMTRARDRLVLSRALTRGNGERAAERSSLLPGDGDGNGAPWIVRSVIGGATCPNPAPAMRLHDTPAPRMPLPASSIDLDGCKRRFLYQYVYQLYDDLSPFLRMHQAIRECVRTLTEQARAGVLPADDDAVRSLVFGQLQRYELDTVLYAEDYATETLQHVQVVWNDLRSGRIAPERVDRRVLVRRPAGVIEVRIDREETQDGVTRWVWVRPGAPRGNDHLSERMILYALARQEVGHPPDELAIAFTGTGETVRVTHAERVLANHTAKIDRLLEAMHERRWEPSFGSQCDTCPFNLICPV comes from the coding sequence ATGAGCGTTCGCCGACAACAGATCCGCGCTGCGGCTTGTGATGTGCGCCGCTCCTACTATGAGCGCGTCGGCAGTGATGATCTCAACCATCCGCTGTCGCTTGATACCCTTGTAGAGGAAATCTGGGGATTGACGGTCATCCGGGATGTGCTCGCCGCCGGTATTCAGGGGAAGGTCGAGCCGGAACACGACGTCATCCGGGTGCAGCGCGATCTTTCACCGACCCGTCAGCGCTTCGTGATTGCCCACGAGATTGGTCATGTGCACCTCGAAGGGTTGGATGCCGGCCCGTTCCGCGATACCGACGAAACGCTCGATGAGTGTGCCGCAGGCGCCGACGATGAGACGGCGGTTCGTTCGTACAACCGGCGCGAGCGCCGCGAACAGGAGGCGAACCTGTTTGCGCTTGAATTGCTCGTGCCGGCGGAGGAACTCTGGCAGGCGGTTCAGCAGGCGGACTGGAGCATTGAGTCGCTTGCAGCGCAGTTTGCCGTCTCAACCGATGCCATCCGCGCGCAACTGGTGAATGTCTGCTGTCTCGATCCGCTGACACCACCCGACGGATCGACCGTTACCCGACATACGTCGTTCACGCCGGACCCGGAGCAACAGGCGGCAGTCGATGCGCCGCTGCCGCTGCTGCTTGCGGCTGGACCGGGTACCGGGAAGACGCGCAGCATTGTGGCGAAGTATGTGTCACTGGTGCATCAGGGGGTCGATCCGGCATCGATCCTGGCGCTGACGTTTTCGAACAGGGCGGCGGAGGAGATGCGCGAGCGGATCATTGCTGCACTGCGTCAGGCAGCGCCACGCCTTGCCGGACGTGTGGAGATCAGTACGTTTCACTCGTGGGGACTGAATATCCTGCGCATCTACGGGGCGCGACTGGGGTTGCCGGCGGATGTGCGGCTTCTCGATACTGCCGATCTCTTTCTTCTGCTCTCGAAGCGCCTGGACGATCTGCGCCTGGCGTATTTCAAAGACCTGCGCGAACCGACCCGTCATCTGGTGACGATTATTCAGGCGATCAGCCGGATCAAGGATGAACTGTGGTCGCCGGAAGAGTTCGCGCGTGCGGCGGAGCAGGAAGCGGAGCGTCTGATCGGACAGGCGGAGCAGGATCATCCTGGCGCTTCGCGCAAAGCCACCGAAGCGCGCGAGCGCGCGGTGCGACGGGCGACCGCGTTACGCGAACTGGCACAGATCTACCCGCGCTACGAAGCGATCCTGCGCGAGGCGGGCGCACTGGACTATGGCGATCTGATTGTGTTACCGGTGAGGGCGCTGCACGATCCGGCAATCGCTGCCGATCTCCGTCGGCGTTACCACTACCTTCTGGTCGATGAATTTCAGGATATCAACTACGCTTCGGGCGAGTTGATCCGGCTGCTCGATGGTGGACGCGGACGGGTGTGGGCGGTCGGCGATGCCTGGCAGAGCATCTATCGCTTTCGCGGCGCATCGGCGGCCAATCTCGATGAGTTCCTGCACCATTACCCGACGGCGCAGGTTCGCTATCTGACGCGCAACTACCGCTCGTTGCAACCGATCCTCGATGCCAGCGCCGCAGTGATGGTCAGCGATCCTCGCGCTGCAACCCGTCCGTTGCTGCAGGCGCAACGCACCGGCGGCGGTCACGCAGTTATCGAACTAGTTGCACCGCACAGTCAGGATGAACATACAGCAATTGCGCACGACATTCTGCGCCGGGCGCGATCCGGTCGAGGCAGGGGATTGCCGCGCTGCGCCGTGCAACCGTGGATGCTGCACTGCCGGAAGATGCGACGTGCACTGCGTCGTCCACCCCTGTTCATTCGTCGCTGGCGTTTCCACGACCATGCAGTGCTCTGCCGCACCCACGAACAGGCGAGCGCAATTGCTGCTGTGCTCGAAGCGCACGGCATTCCGGTCGATCATCCGGGCAACGTGTTCGAGGCGTCAGAGGTGAAGGATGTCCTGGCAATCTGCGCCCAGATTGGATCGACGAACAGCGCCGGTCTGCTGCGAGCGTTGACGATGCCCGATCACCGTCTTGATCCCAACGACCTCAACCTGCTTGTCAGTCTGGCGCGACAGACGCAACAGGCGCTTCCACGCGCCGCTCGCGATCCGGCGGTTCTTGCGCAGTTGAGTGAAACCGCCCGACAGACGCTCACACGGCTTCAGACTATCGTCGAAACGCTGGAGAGAGAAGCGGATGTCTGGCACGCGCTGACGACCTATCTATTCGAGCAGAGTCAGGCGATGCGGCAACGGTTGAACCGCGCTGCACGGGGTGAGTATGCCGCACAACGGGAACTTGCCACACTCGGTCAGTTGATTGCGATTGCGCGCAACTTTGTGCGTCTTGCAACACCGGAGGAGAGCGGTGCGCCGCACTTCATCGCCTACATTCGCGCATTGCGCGCTGCCGGTGTGCAACCACGACCGTTGATCGGCGGGCAGGCGGATGCCGTGCGGGTCATGACCGTCCACGCTGCAAAGGGGCTGGAGTTTCCAATTGTGTATGTACCAGGATTGCAGGAGGGACGCTTCCCGGCGCGGGGCAATCAGCGTGGATTGTCATTGCCTGCCGGTCTTATTCGCGGTTCGATCGAGCCTGAAGACCAGGAGGAGCGCTACCTTCTCTACGTGGCGATGACTCGCGCACGTGACCGGTTGGTGCTCAGTCGCGCACTGACGCGGGGCAATGGCGAGAGAGCAGCGGAACGTTCTTCGTTGTTACCCGGCGATGGTGACGGGAATGGCGCACCCTGGATCGTTCGATCAGTCATCGGCGGGGCAACCTGTCCGAATCCAGCGCCTGCGATGCGGCTGCACGACACACCAGCGCCGCGTATGCCGTTACCGGCTTCGAGTATCGATCTCGACGGTTGCAAACGGCGCTTTCTGTATCAGTACGTATATCAGTTGTACGACGATCTTTCGCCGTTTTTACGTATGCATCAGGCAATCCGCGAATGCGTCAGGACGCTGACGGAACAGGCGCGTGCGGGTGTTCTGCCTGCCGATGACGATGCAGTACGATCGCTGGTATTCGGTCAGTTGCAGCGGTACGAACTCGACACGGTGCTCTACGCCGAAGACTATGCCACCGAGACGTTACAGCACGTTCAGGTGGTGTGGAATGACCTGCGAAGCGGGCGAATCGCGCCTGAGCGGGTAGACCGGCGCGTGCTGGTGCGGCGACCGGCTGGGGTGATCGAAGTGCGGATTGATCGAGAGGAGACGCAGGACGGAGTGACGCGGTGGGTATGGGTGCGGCCCGGTGCGCCGCGTGGCAATGATCATCTCTCGGAGCGTATGATCCTGTATGCGCTGGCGCGTCAGGAGGTGGGTCATCCTCCTGATGAACTTGCGATTGCCTTTACGGGAACAGGCGAGACAGTGCGGGTCACGCACGCTGAGCGGGTACTGGCGAACCACACGGCAAAGATCGACCGTCTGCTCGAAGCGATGCACGAGCGGCGCTGGGAACCGTCGTTTGGTTCACAGTGCGACACCTGCCCTTTCAACCTGATCTGTCCGGTATAA